The window TGGAAATTCTCGACATAAACGGCAAACTGGTCGAAAGCGCCACGGTCAAAGGTTCCGGGACATACATATGGGACGCTGCCGATAAATCCTCAGGAATTTACATAATCAGCCTTTGCGGGGATGGCTTCACACATAGCAGTAAAATCGCCCTAATAAAATAAATTGGCTCTTTGTAAATTATAACATTTAATATTTAAGAAGCGGGTTTTGGGCCCGCAGGCTATAAAAACCAAAAGGGGGGTTAAAATGAAGAAGTTAGCAGTTCCAATCATGCTTGCGCTTCTCGTATCGCTTGCTTTGGGTTACCTGCGCACACCTGCTGCAGAATTCGAGTTCTACCCGTGGGGTTCAACATCGAGACCAACAGCGAGACACCTTGATACCACCTACGCAGCAATATATGATTCCGCTGTAATGGTATCGTTCGTCATGAGTTCCAGCTATGAGACACCGAGGATAGTGAGCTATCTCAACTATGTTTACCTCGAAATACTTCATCCTGGTGATAGTTCGAGAAGAACTCCATGGTCCGACTTCAACGGGAATATACCCGTCAGTCCATTTGACCGCTCGACAGGCGAAAGCGAACTGATGGATAGTCTTCTTGCAGCCATAGGAAGGGACACATCGCCTTTTGAAATAGTATTCGACCACGCCACAGAGGACACGATTTACATTAATGTCAACACGGATTTATCGTCGGTCGGACCAGGTCCTTTTAGACTTTTCGTTTTTGTGTTGGAAAATCACATCCGTTTCTACGGTGGACCATCGGACGGATACAAATGGATAGCGCGTGAAATTTTCCCCACGGCATTTGGAACGACATTCACACCAACAAGCGCAACCACCAATTTTGCAATACCGTATTATAGGTCAACAGCGTGGAATCCCAGAAACCTTGAGCTTGCAATTTTTATCGATGACTCAGCTACGCACGAGATACTTCAGGCTGCCCATGCGCCTCTCCCAGTGCCAGATTATTACTACGCAATGATTAGCCCGATATCAACATCTATGTTGCTTAATCCAGGGGATACCGCAAAATTCATGTTCCGCTTCTCCAACCTTGGCGCAAACCCTGACACCATCAGCATACGACTTAGCACAGATGCGCCACCAACATGGACAGTCCAATTTTGCATTGGAGACAGTTGCTTCGGGGATAGTGGTTGGATCTTTGTTGACACATTCGCCACAGAAACTGTAACAGTTGTCATTGTAACGGATACAGTAGACCTTGACATATCCCGAATAAATGTTGTTTCCATCTCACGAGCAAACGGCCGAATGTACACCGCACATCTTATGGCGGGAACCGGTGGTGAACTGCTTCTTGTGAATGATGGCAGAATAAATTTTGCCTATTACTACGAAGATGTGCTTAATGAACTGGGGGTTCAATATTTAAGACACGATAGGTCAATCAAATTCGTAACACCAGAACAGCTTCAAAGGTTCAGTCAGGTTATATGGTACACCAGCGATTATTCCTCGCGAACACTTCTTGAGAGCGACAAATACGCTATAAAGCACTACTTGAACTCTGGCGGGAAATTATTCATAACGGGCGCTGAGATAGGCTGGGACCTTATACTCGACGGAAGATACACGGACACCACATTCTTCGAAAGATATCTTCACGCGAGTGCTGACTCAACCGAGCTTTTCGATGCACCACCCAGTTTCGATATCGATGGAGTTCCTGGCAACCTTCTTGGCTGGGGATTACACTTCTCAATAAGAGGCGGTGATGGCGCAAATAATGGGCGATACTCAGATGTTTTAACACCAGTTTACGGCGCATTGCCGATACTACGGTATCGCGGCGATAGCATCCATTGCGCGGGACTTTGCTTCGACGGCGCCTACAGGGTGGTTTACCTCGGATTCCCATTCGAGGCTATAGACAACCACGACGCGCGCCTGAGCCTTATGAGAAGAATACTTAACTTCCTTGAGTCCGGCATCGACGAGGAAAAAACAGTTATGCCAAAATCAGTGTCTATAACAGCAACGCCCAATCCATTCAATCCAATATGTCTTATCAAATATTCCCTTGTAGGTGTGGGGGAACTAAGTATATACGACCTTTCTGGCAAAAAGGTTTTCAACCGAGAGGTAGGTGGTAGCGGACAAGTAAAGTGGAACGCCGCTGATCTGCCGTCAGGGATTTATCTTATAAAACTTACAAGCAGAAATGACGAAGTAACAAGAAGAATAACTTTACTAAAGTAGTAATAATTATATCATTAAAAATGGAGGGGTAAAATGAAGAAGGCAGCATTCATTATCGCCATTTTAATACTCGCCAGTTCCTCATTTGCCTTTATAAGGCAGCCATTCGCGGAGATGGGGATAACGGCGGGGGGCACTTATTCGGATAGCTGTATGCGATATGTTCTTGCGAATTATCCCGCTATAGAGGATTCAGCGGTGCTAATAGTTTTTCTTAATAATGAGAACTATTTATCCTCGAGTGCGAGGGAATACCAACTTTTTGCTTACAGATTGTTCCATCCAAGTGATACGATAGTTAGCACCCCTTGGGGTGATTTTCTCAGATTAACTGAAGTTGTTCCAGCACAGGAAATAATAGACAGCCTTCATGCTGCTATAGGCAGAGATTCCTCGGACTTCGATATCATAGTCAGAAACATTACCCGTGACACAATGTATGTAAGTGTAGTTAATATTGACCCTGCCAATTCAGGCAACTTCTTCAGGATTTACGCATTCGTCACCGAAAACCATCTTCATCCACCATCGGGCACCGCAAGCGAATATAATTGGGTCGTAAGAGGAGTTTTCCCTGTTTACCTTGGGTATATGTTCACCGCTCCGTCGGTAGGCGATACATTAGATATAGCATTAGACTTCACGCGAAGCTACCGCTGGTACACTCCAAATTGCGAGGTTGTTTTCATTATAGATGATCCTATAAGCAATGAGGTTCTTCAATCTGTGAAAATGGCGTTACCATTGCCGGCGTATATGTACAATGTAGATAACCTAAGCCCTACATATAATATCCTTGACCTCGGTGACACAGCAACAATAACCAATGTCATCAAAAACCTCGGTGCAAATGGAGACTCGATAAACATGGATTTCACTATTGATGCTCCCATTCCCTGGGATGTTACTATTTATTACAATGGAACAGTTATAAGTGGCGACACCACAATATTCCTCGACACAGCGGCTATCGATAGTCTTAAAATCGTTGTAATATCAGACCCGACAGTAAGAGCTACCGCAGAAATAAATGTAAGCTATTCAGCATTAAACGCTCCCGATTCTTTCGAATTCCACTACATAGCCACGACAGGCGGAAATATACTTCTCGTTGACGATGACTATAGATACGATTATGAGCATTACTACACAGAGGTCTTGGATTCTCTTGGTCTCCAATACTTCTATTACAATCGGCGAAATGGTCCACTTGACGGTCAGATAATGGAAAGATTCAACATAGTTGTGTGGTTCACGGGTAATTATAGTCGCAACAGAACTTTACAATCCTCTGACAGGTCAGCGTTGAAATACTACCTCGACCGCGGCGGAAAACTGTTCATCTCAGGCACTGAAATAGGTTATGACCTCGTTCTTGACGGCCGATACACCGACTACGAATTTTTCGAAAGCTACCTTCGCGCAAGTTCTGACAGGTCTGCACTTTTCGATTCAGCAACAAGTCACGAGGTTCACGGTGTGCCGGGTGACCCCATTTCGGATGGGCTGCAATTCAGCATAGACGATGGCGACGGAGCCGACAACTCAAGTTACGCTGATGTTATAACTCCTATAGCGGGAGCAAAGCCTATATTCTACTACGGTCCTGGCACGCGTGAGTGCGCAGGGTTAAGATACGGCTCAGGATGGCACGAACACTATGGCCTCGTTTACCTTGGTTTTGGCTTCGAGGCTATAGATAGCTTTAACCACAGGCTTACCGTTATGCAGCGAATAATAAACTGGCTTAGGGACAGTGCAAGTGTTGCTGAGATTAATCCTCGACCGAAAACGGTATATATTAATGCAAGCCCAAATCCATTTAACAGCATGTGCAGAATCTCATTCTACGCCCCCAAGAAAGCGATAATAGAGATAACCGATATAACTGGAAGAATCGTGCTTAGAAAGAATGTTGAGGGCAGAGGAACGATGATATGGGATGCAAAGGACAACTCATCGGGAGTTTACTTGGTGAGAATAAGCGACGAAAAAAGCATAATGAGAAAGAAAATAATCCTTGTAAAATAGCGGATTTTCTGTTGCAAAAAACACATTTATTTTGTAGTATATAACCTAAAATAGTTAGGTTTGAAAATAGCAAGGGGGTGTTATGAGAGGTAAAATTTTCGCCGTGCTCGCGGTATTAATGCTTATCTCAACGATTTACTCAGCGCCTCGCATGGCTGTGGGAGAAATTTTTGGCAGAATAACATGCGCATATTGCAGGCGTGCTCACGAAATATCTACTGACTCACCGCTCTGAATGGGAGGATAGCACAGTGCTTATCT of the bacterium genome contains:
- a CDS encoding T9SS type A sorting domain-containing protein; translation: MKKLAVPIMLALLVSLALGYLRTPAAEFEFYPWGSTSRPTARHLDTTYAAIYDSAVMVSFVMSSSYETPRIVSYLNYVYLEILHPGDSSRRTPWSDFNGNIPVSPFDRSTGESELMDSLLAAIGRDTSPFEIVFDHATEDTIYINVNTDLSSVGPGPFRLFVFVLENHIRFYGGPSDGYKWIAREIFPTAFGTTFTPTSATTNFAIPYYRSTAWNPRNLELAIFIDDSATHEILQAAHAPLPVPDYYYAMISPISTSMLLNPGDTAKFMFRFSNLGANPDTISIRLSTDAPPTWTVQFCIGDSCFGDSGWIFVDTFATETVTVVIVTDTVDLDISRINVVSISRANGRMYTAHLMAGTGGELLLVNDGRINFAYYYEDVLNELGVQYLRHDRSIKFVTPEQLQRFSQVIWYTSDYSSRTLLESDKYAIKHYLNSGGKLFITGAEIGWDLILDGRYTDTTFFERYLHASADSTELFDAPPSFDIDGVPGNLLGWGLHFSIRGGDGANNGRYSDVLTPVYGALPILRYRGDSIHCAGLCFDGAYRVVYLGFPFEAIDNHDARLSLMRRILNFLESGIDEEKTVMPKSVSITATPNPFNPICLIKYSLVGVGELSIYDLSGKKVFNREVGGSGQVKWNAADLPSGIYLIKLTSRNDEVTRRITLLK
- a CDS encoding T9SS type A sorting domain-containing protein, with translation MKKAAFIIAILILASSSFAFIRQPFAEMGITAGGTYSDSCMRYVLANYPAIEDSAVLIVFLNNENYLSSSAREYQLFAYRLFHPSDTIVSTPWGDFLRLTEVVPAQEIIDSLHAAIGRDSSDFDIIVRNITRDTMYVSVVNIDPANSGNFFRIYAFVTENHLHPPSGTASEYNWVVRGVFPVYLGYMFTAPSVGDTLDIALDFTRSYRWYTPNCEVVFIIDDPISNEVLQSVKMALPLPAYMYNVDNLSPTYNILDLGDTATITNVIKNLGANGDSINMDFTIDAPIPWDVTIYYNGTVISGDTTIFLDTAAIDSLKIVVISDPTVRATAEINVSYSALNAPDSFEFHYIATTGGNILLVDDDYRYDYEHYYTEVLDSLGLQYFYYNRRNGPLDGQIMERFNIVVWFTGNYSRNRTLQSSDRSALKYYLDRGGKLFISGTEIGYDLVLDGRYTDYEFFESYLRASSDRSALFDSATSHEVHGVPGDPISDGLQFSIDDGDGADNSSYADVITPIAGAKPIFYYGPGTRECAGLRYGSGWHEHYGLVYLGFGFEAIDSFNHRLTVMQRIINWLRDSASVAEINPRPKTVYINASPNPFNSMCRISFYAPKKAIIEITDITGRIVLRKNVEGRGTMIWDAKDNSSGVYLVRISDEKSIMRKKIILVK